GACGGTCATGGACATGGACACGCTTCCCGGGTCGATGGTCGTCATCGGTGGCGGCCCCGAGGGGATGGAGTTTGCCCAGATGCTCCATCGCTTCGGCGTGAAGGTCACCGTGCTGCAGCGGCGGGGCCGAGTGCTCCCCCGAGAGGATGAAGAGATATCGACAGCGCTGGAGGCGATCCTCGGGGAGGAGGGCATCGACATCCGCACCCGGGCCGAGCCGACCAAGGTCGAGGCTGTCGGCGGGGGCAGGTTGGCAGTGACCGCCGATGTGGCCGGCACCACCGAGCGCTTCGAGTGCGACCGTATCTTGGTGACCGCCGGGCGTCGACCCCACCATGTCGGCGACATGGACCTGGAGGCGGCAGGCGTCGAGGCGGATCCGGAGACGGGAATCGCCATCGACGACACACTGCAGACCACCGCCCCCAACGTCTGGGCCATGGGAGACGTCATCGGCCGCCTGCAGTACACCCACTTCGCCGTGTACACCGCCGGGGTGGCGGTGGACAACGCCCTCAAGGGCGCCGGCCGGGCCTACGAGACGGACCGCATCCCCGGGGCGGTGTTCACCGACCCGGAGGTGGCCAGCGTGGGACTCACCGAAGAGGAGGCCGTTACCGCGGGGCGGAGCATCAAGATCGGTCGCCAGCCACTGCGGCGAGTGGGCCGGGCCATCGCCATGGGCGAGACTGCCGGATTCGTCAAGTTCGTCGTCGACGCCGACACTGACGAGCTGCTCGGCATGCACGTTCTCGCCCACCTCGGCGCCGATCTCCTGTCGCAGGGGATCCTGATGCTGCACACCGCGGAACGGAGCATCTCTCCGCTTACCAACTGCATATGCGTCCACCCCACCCTCTCCGAGGGAGTCAAGGCGGCGGTGACCAACCTGAAACCTGTCGAGGCGGTCGCCACCGCAGCCGGCGACCTGGCCGACTGAAGCGGATGAGTCCCCAGCGCATGTCCGACATCTAGTCAGTGCCCGTCGGCCACGGCCACCGCTACTCCCCCAGCGCCTACATCGACTTCGGGATCACTGATCCCCCGGGCCGGACCCAAGCCGACGCGACCAGGCTCAAGGCCCTCTTCGCCGCCGAAGAGACCGGCGACTGACTGCGGCGCGGCGGCCCGTTCTTGGCTTCCGGAAGGGCAGCCCGCCGAGCACGAGGACAACGAGAGACCGGTCCGACCGGCCCCGGAGGGCCACCCGAACCGGTGTTCCCATTGGCTCTCGGCGCCCCGCTGGGGCACTAGACAGCTATCGCTTTCTCCGCCTCCTCAGCCCTCGCGACGATGAAACCGGCGAGATCCACGAAGGGATCGAACCCGATCACCTGGGGTGCGTCGGCTACGAAGTTGGAGAGGGCGTTGATGTCGTAGAAGTAGGGCCGGCCGTCTCTGGAGTTCACCAGATACTCCACGCCACCGAGGTCCATTCCCGCGCCTTCGATTATCCGCTTCGTGATATCGATCACATCCTCGGGTGGTGTGAACGCCTCCACCGGGAGCCCCCGGCCGGAGACGCCGTCGGCGATGCCCGGGACTTCGCAGTAGTCGGCCGGGCACAGGTTGAATGAGCCCGGGAGGAGCCGGAGGCGAATCGCGTAGAGATACTCGCCGTCGAGGATCTCCACCCTCACGATGCTGTCGCCCTCTGCGGGCAGATGCTCCTGCACCAGTGCCAAGCCGTCGTAGCTCAGATCCTCCAGCTCACCTGATCGTACGGCCGCTTCCAACTCAGCGGTGTCGGCGAACGACCGGATGCCCGCTCCGCTCCCGCCGAGATTGGGCTTCACCAGAATCGGGAAGCGAAGACCAGTCGCGGCTTCGATCACCTCCGCCGGGTCGCTGAACGGTCTTCCCGCCGGATGACTGACACCCAGGTCTGCGAGCAGCTCGAGCTGACGTGTCTTCGATATCTCGTATTCGAAGGCTGCGGCCCCGTTGATGACCGGCACTCCATCGGTATCGAGTCGCCGAAGGAGATCCTGAGTCCTGGCAATCGCCGGGCCGTTCCCCCTGGTCCAGGCGGACGGGCTCATCCGGTTGACCACCAGACGGCAATCCTCGAGCGCACCCACCAGGTCAATCCGCGAGTCCGAGGCGTCCACCGGCAAATACTCCACACCACGCCGATCCAGCTCGGCGAAGAGCGGTTTGAACCAGAGCGGATGCTCGTACAAGATTCCGATGGGTTGTGTGATGGCTCTCATGCCCGCCTTGGTTTAGCGTTACGCTGCCCGTAGTAGCTACTCAGTGTCGTATATCCGACACGTCCTGCACCATTGCTCCATGAATCCACCCAGGGACAACCTTCCCGGTCATCACACCTAGACGGCTCTTCTGATCCGTTTGTCGATTTCGACTGCGACCAGAACGGTAGAAACCCGGTCAGCGTACTGCTGACCCCGGCTTCTACTAGCGGGGGCGGGATCTGAACCCTCGACCTTCGGGTTATGAGCGAGGCCGGGGTGTTCGCTGACCTGAGGAAATGCGCGAAATGCCTGTTCAGAAGCCATTTGTGTTTCGCGACATTTCGGGTTCGTGACCGTCCCATCGCATCCTCTCGCGATATGGACGCGCGATGGAAGCGCCTTCGCTGGGTCACCCTCTCAGGGTTCTGTGGATGTCTTTCATCAACAGGACGAGGTGCAGCGCGTCGGTAGGTGACTGTGCGAATTCGGGGATGAGATTGACGTAGAAGTCTCGAGCCTCCGGCCTCTCGGCGTGAACAAGTAGGCCCCGGCATCCGATCTCAACTCCCAACTGCGCAGTCCGACCGATGGCATCGGCGAGGAGACCGGCACCGAGTCCTCGGCCTTCGTGCTCTTGGGATACACCAAGTCGGGCGAGCAGCGCAACGGGCTGCGGGTACCGTCCCGCACCCTGGCGCGCCCGTGCCGGAGCATCCTCGATCGAGATACTGGCCATCGACCAGGCGTAGTAGGCGACCACCAGGACACTGTCATCCGGAGTGACGACCAGCACCTTCGCTGTTCCCGCCGCGTGGGCCTGTCGTGCATGGTGGCGTAGCCAGTCGGTCTGTTCGGCGGATCGACACTCGAACGGGTCGACGATGTCACCGGCCTCCAACAGCCTGGGAGGCCGATACCGTTGCGTCACTCGTCGGTGAACGGCGACGGCCGTGCCATCAACTCGCGGAGCCCGGTCAGGCTGCGAGCACGACGACGGTTGATCTCCTCCCACGCGGCTCGAGCCTCAGGTTCGAGCACAAACTTGGTCCGGTCGGCCAGCACCCGACGGGACGCCACGGTCAGATTGGTGATGACGAAGTCGGTCAGGTCGGTTCCGGACGCCGTTACCGCCCGGTCAATGAGCGCACGATCCTCAGGAGTCGTCCGCACCTCGAGACGCTCACTGCGAGTTCGCTTCGTGCCGGTGGCCATGGTTCAACTTTCCTTCAGTACGGCCAGTGTACGGCCACACCCAGGGATGGTCAACCAGTGACTGCGTTGCGCTCCAGCGCAACCTGGCATCAGC
This genomic window from Acidimicrobiia bacterium contains:
- a CDS encoding FAD-dependent oxidoreductase, yielding MGCIPTKAQVGSAKAIQMAQRGEEFGFRIGRLEVDWPRIRTRKDEIVSLIRSRLERRIDEHPRIDLIRGSARFAGPGRLSIDGRELEAEKVIVASGVVPVVPDIPGLAEAGFETNETVMDMDTLPGSMVVIGGGPEGMEFAQMLHRFGVKVTVLQRRGRVLPREDEEISTALEAILGEEGIDIRTRAEPTKVEAVGGGRLAVTADVAGTTERFECDRILVTAGRRPHHVGDMDLEAAGVEADPETGIAIDDTLQTTAPNVWAMGDVIGRLQYTHFAVYTAGVAVDNALKGAGRAYETDRIPGAVFTDPEVASVGLTEEEAVTAGRSIKIGRQPLRRVGRAIAMGETAGFVKFVVDADTDELLGMHVLAHLGADLLSQGILMLHTAERSISPLTNCICVHPTLSEGVKAAVTNLKPVEAVATAAGDLAD
- a CDS encoding GNAT family N-acetyltransferase, which gives rise to MEAGDIVDPFECRSAEQTDWLRHHARQAHAAGTAKVLVVTPDDSVLVVAYYAWSMASISIEDAPARARQGAGRYPQPVALLARLGVSQEHEGRGLGAGLLADAIGRTAQLGVEIGCRGLLVHAERPEARDFYVNLIPEFAQSPTDALHLVLLMKDIHRTLRG
- a CDS encoding DUF1778 domain-containing protein, with translation MATGTKRTRSERLEVRTTPEDRALIDRAVTASGTDLTDFVITNLTVASRRVLADRTKFVLEPEARAAWEEINRRRARSLTGLRELMARPSPFTDE